One Chryseobacterium indoltheticum DNA segment encodes these proteins:
- a CDS encoding ABC transporter permease, with the protein MNILFKKDTWQEIYYSLKNNKLRTFLTMIGVGWGMFLYVVLLGSAKGMENGFDKLFSGFATNSIFLWAQNTSIPYEGFPKGRAMDLKLQDVDMLQRKINEIEYISPKNSRGNFGSAGEQMSRNGKTATYSLNGDYPIGNKISEKKLIYGRYLNDADVSQNKNVAVIGEEVYKNFFDSKKNENPIGKSINVKGIFFNVIGVFRVKRGGGMDNDQTVFIPLSTFTKIYNDGDNVDVFAIVSKPNADVNDVEDKVKSELKKKNKVSPEDTNAFGSFNLGKEFKKLTGFLTGMQLLTIIVGTLTILAGVIAISNILLITVKERTKEIGIRRALGAKPSEVRNQILLESVVITLSSGLLGFIFGIFVLMIFNTLTQNQDDFPFYNPTVNYSNVFSAMTVMVVLGLIIGMIPAQRAVKIRPIEALRSE; encoded by the coding sequence GTGAACATTTTATTTAAAAAAGATACATGGCAGGAGATTTATTATTCACTCAAGAATAATAAGCTTCGTACGTTTCTTACCATGATTGGCGTGGGCTGGGGAATGTTTCTTTACGTTGTTTTACTGGGCTCTGCAAAAGGAATGGAAAATGGTTTTGATAAATTATTTTCAGGTTTTGCGACCAATTCTATTTTCCTGTGGGCACAAAACACATCAATTCCTTACGAAGGCTTTCCGAAAGGGAGAGCGATGGATCTGAAACTTCAGGATGTCGATATGCTTCAGCGAAAAATCAATGAGATTGAATATATTTCGCCAAAAAACTCACGAGGTAACTTCGGAAGTGCAGGAGAACAAATGTCTAGAAATGGAAAAACGGCGACCTATAGTCTGAATGGAGATTATCCTATCGGAAATAAAATTTCAGAGAAAAAACTTATTTACGGAAGGTATTTAAATGATGCTGATGTTTCACAAAATAAAAATGTAGCCGTCATTGGCGAAGAGGTTTATAAAAACTTTTTTGATTCTAAAAAGAATGAAAATCCTATTGGTAAATCAATCAATGTAAAAGGTATATTCTTTAATGTAATTGGTGTATTCAGAGTGAAAAGAGGTGGCGGAATGGATAATGATCAGACTGTTTTTATCCCGCTTTCCACGTTTACGAAAATCTATAACGACGGCGATAATGTAGATGTTTTTGCGATTGTAAGTAAACCAAATGCAGACGTAAATGATGTGGAAGATAAAGTAAAGAGTGAATTGAAAAAGAAAAACAAGGTTTCTCCTGAAGATACCAATGCTTTTGGAAGTTTTAACCTTGGAAAAGAATTTAAAAAGCTGACAGGATTTTTAACCGGAATGCAGCTTTTAACCATCATTGTAGGAACTTTAACTATTCTTGCAGGCGTAATTGCAATATCGAATATCTTATTGATCACGGTAAAAGAAAGAACAAAAGAAATAGGGATCCGAAGAGCTTTAGGCGCAAAACCTTCAGAAGTAAGAAACCAGATTCTGCTTGAAAGTGTCGTGATTACATTAAGCTCGGGTTTACTCGGGTTTATTTTCGGAATTTTCGTTTTGATGATCTTTAATACGCTAACTCAAAATCAGGATGATTTTCCATTTTACAATCCAACAGTCAATTACAGCAATGTATTCAGCGCAATGACGGTGATGGTTGTTTTAGGATTGATTATTGGGATGATACCTGCACAGAGAGCAGTTAAAATACGCCCGATCGAAGCATTGAGGAGCGAATAA
- a CDS encoding ABC transporter permease, translating to MFDLDRWQEIFSSIRSNVLRTVLSGFTVALGLFIFIVLFGIGSGLKNAFTEGFARDAQNLITIYSGKTTIAYNGLQSDRTVTMNNEDYDFLVNNDKEKVGYSTPRYTANLMVKYGKESGSYQINGADPEEKYIENRKMLEGRYVSSMDLVRKQNVAVIGRMVQRDLIKNGSPVGKDLDINGTMFKVIGVFSDDGGDNDERHITIPITTLQQMKKGSDTISTAYIAYNENLTPEEAIKYGDKLKDGLKARKNVSPDDENGIRVWNNAKNMNETFMFMAVLTGIVTFIGLGTLLAGIIGISNIMVYIVKERTKEIGVRKAIGAKPGSIVALIVQESVVITVVSGFVGVGLGVLALHLIGDNLEEYFIKNPSVGWYEIIAAFIALVISGLIAGFVPAYRASKIKPIEALRTE from the coding sequence ATGTTTGACCTAGATCGTTGGCAGGAAATATTCAGTTCGATTCGCAGTAATGTATTGCGAACGGTGCTTTCGGGCTTTACCGTGGCATTGGGGCTGTTTATTTTTATTGTTCTTTTCGGAATTGGAAGTGGTCTGAAAAACGCTTTTACAGAAGGCTTTGCGCGAGATGCCCAAAACCTGATTACCATTTATTCAGGGAAAACAACGATTGCTTACAATGGTTTGCAATCTGACCGTACCGTGACGATGAACAATGAAGATTATGATTTCTTAGTAAATAATGATAAAGAAAAAGTAGGGTATTCAACACCGAGATATACCGCCAATTTGATGGTGAAGTATGGTAAAGAAAGTGGTTCTTATCAAATCAACGGAGCCGATCCTGAAGAAAAATACATCGAAAACAGAAAAATGTTGGAAGGGCGTTACGTCTCGTCAATGGATTTGGTACGGAAGCAAAACGTTGCAGTGATAGGGAGAATGGTACAGCGAGATTTAATAAAAAATGGAAGCCCGGTTGGTAAAGATTTAGATATTAATGGAACCATGTTCAAGGTTATTGGAGTGTTTTCTGATGATGGAGGGGATAATGATGAGCGACATATTACAATTCCTATTACCACGTTACAGCAGATGAAAAAAGGTTCGGATACGATAAGTACGGCATACATTGCTTATAATGAAAATCTAACTCCGGAAGAGGCAATAAAATATGGTGATAAACTGAAAGACGGTCTTAAAGCCCGAAAAAATGTTTCTCCCGACGATGAAAATGGAATTCGTGTTTGGAATAATGCTAAAAATATGAATGAAACTTTCATGTTTATGGCGGTTCTTACGGGAATTGTAACGTTCATTGGATTGGGAACTTTATTGGCAGGAATTATCGGAATCAGTAACATCATGGTTTACATCGTTAAAGAAAGAACCAAAGAAATCGGAGTGCGAAAAGCAATTGGCGCAAAGCCGGGAAGTATTGTTGCTTTGATTGTTCAGGAAAGCGTTGTAATAACGGTCGTTTCAGGATTTGTAGGAGTTGGATTGGGGGTTTTAGCCTTACATCTAATAGGAGATAATTTAGAAGAATATTTTATTAAAAACCCAAGCGTGGGCTGGTACGAAATTATCGCCGCATTCATTGCTTTGGTAATTTCAGGATTAATTGCAGGCTTCGTTCCGGCTTACAGGGCTTCAAAGATTAAACCGATTGAAGCATTAAGAACGGAATAA
- a CDS encoding four helix bundle protein yields MFLNLNHYKLDVYKSARELRFECYKILNSLPTEEKFNLTDQIRRASTSVVLNITEGCSRKSEIERKRYFEISRGSVIELDSCFDIIIESEYLNLVDLEKAGNKLKTTFILLSGMLK; encoded by the coding sequence ATGTTTTTAAATCTAAATCATTATAAACTCGATGTCTATAAATCGGCAAGAGAGTTAAGATTTGAATGTTATAAAATATTAAATAGTCTTCCAACTGAAGAAAAATTTAATTTAACAGATCAAATAAGAAGAGCTTCAACTTCTGTAGTCTTAAATATTACCGAAGGTTGCTCTAGAAAATCTGAAATTGAAAGAAAAAGATATTTTGAAATTTCAAGAGGCTCAGTAATAGAATTGGATTCTTGTTTTGATATAATTATTGAATCTGAATATCTTAATCTGGTTGATTTAGAAAAAGCGGGAAATAAATTAAAAACAACATTTATCCTTTTGAGTGGAATGTTAAAATAG
- a CDS encoding ABC transporter ATP-binding protein, which translates to MLVIQDLNKSYDTGKSKLHVLKGINLNISEGEFVSIMGSSGSGKSTLLNIIGILDEKDSGIYELDGIPIEHLNEVKAAEYRSRFLGFVFQSFNLIGYKTAIENVALPLYYQNVSRKERNQKALEYLEKVGLAQWANHLPNELSGGQKQRVAIARALITDPKVILADEPTGALDSKTTHDIMKLLQDINSEGKTIIVVTHEPDVAAQTKRNVILRDGIIESDEFIKQIVL; encoded by the coding sequence ATGTTAGTAATTCAGGATCTCAATAAATCATACGACACGGGCAAGAGTAAACTGCACGTTCTCAAAGGAATCAACCTCAATATTTCTGAGGGTGAATTTGTCTCTATTATGGGAAGTTCGGGTTCGGGAAAATCAACTTTACTGAATATTATCGGAATTCTTGATGAAAAAGATTCTGGGATTTACGAATTGGATGGTATTCCTATCGAACATTTAAATGAAGTAAAAGCTGCTGAATACCGCTCACGATTTTTGGGATTTGTGTTTCAGTCTTTCAATTTGATAGGTTACAAAACAGCTATAGAAAATGTAGCTCTTCCTTTATATTATCAAAATGTTTCAAGGAAAGAGAGAAATCAAAAAGCATTAGAATATCTTGAGAAAGTAGGCTTGGCACAATGGGCAAATCATTTACCAAATGAGCTTTCGGGTGGTCAAAAACAAAGAGTTGCCATTGCAAGAGCATTAATTACAGATCCAAAAGTAATTCTTGCCGATGAACCAACCGGAGCATTAGATTCAAAAACCACGCATGATATTATGAAACTTCTTCAGGACATCAACAGTGAAGGAAAAACAATCATCGTTGTAACACACGAGCCTGATGTTGCCGCTCAGACCAAAAGAAACGTCATTTTACGAGACGGAATTATAGAAAGTGACGAGTTTATAAAGCAAATTGTGCTTTAA
- a CDS encoding ribonucleotide-diphosphate reductase subunit beta — protein sequence MGIFDKRVSYKPFEYPEVLQFTEAINKSFWVHSEVDFTADVQDFQSQLEPHEKNAVKNALLAIAQIEVSVKSFWGNLYHHLPKPELNGLGSTFAECEFRHSEAYSRLLEVLGYNEEFTHVVEVPALKKRIDFLSNVLKHANSATPKEYVSSLLLFSILIENVSLFSQFAIILSFTRFKGFMKNVSNIIAWTSIDEQIHANGGIYLINKIREEQPDLLTDSDIEDIYTLVDQSIELEGEILDWIFEMGELDKFSKQDLINFMKYRVDESLTKINMEKRYNTTAEQYSPMKWFEEEVFANSMDDFFAKRPVDYTKHDKSITANDLF from the coding sequence ATGGGAATTTTTGATAAAAGAGTAAGCTATAAGCCATTTGAGTATCCTGAGGTTCTTCAGTTTACAGAAGCAATCAACAAATCTTTCTGGGTACACTCGGAAGTAGATTTTACGGCAGACGTTCAGGATTTTCAGTCACAACTTGAGCCTCACGAAAAAAATGCAGTAAAAAATGCACTTTTGGCGATTGCTCAGATTGAAGTTTCTGTAAAGTCATTTTGGGGTAATCTATATCACCACTTACCAAAACCTGAACTGAATGGTTTGGGATCTACATTCGCTGAATGTGAATTCCGTCATTCTGAAGCGTATTCGCGTTTGCTGGAAGTTTTAGGATATAACGAAGAATTTACCCATGTTGTAGAAGTTCCTGCATTGAAAAAGAGAATAGATTTCTTATCAAATGTGCTGAAGCATGCTAATTCTGCAACTCCGAAAGAATATGTTTCGTCTTTGCTTTTATTCAGTATTCTGATTGAGAATGTGTCTTTATTCTCGCAGTTTGCAATTATTTTGTCTTTCACAAGATTTAAAGGTTTCATGAAAAATGTTTCCAATATTATTGCGTGGACATCTATTGATGAGCAGATTCATGCGAATGGAGGAATTTATCTGATCAATAAAATACGTGAGGAGCAACCTGATCTTTTAACTGATTCTGACATTGAAGATATTTACACTTTGGTAGACCAATCAATCGAGCTTGAAGGAGAAATTCTTGATTGGATCTTTGAAATGGGTGAGCTTGATAAATTCTCAAAACAAGATTTAATTAACTTTATGAAATACCGTGTTGACGAAAGTTTAACTAAGATCAACATGGAAAAACGTTACAACACGACAGCTGAACAGTACAGTCCGATGAAATGGTTCGAAGAGGAAGTTTTCGCCAATTCTATGGATGATTTCTTTGCAAAAAGGCCGGTGGATTATACGAAGCATGATAAGAGTATTACGGCGAATGATCTTTTCTAA
- a CDS encoding ribonucleoside-diphosphate reductase subunit alpha, with product MEEQNNNIWWLNEESEQMLNRGYLLKGETVDGAIDRITTAAAKKLYKPELQPAFKEMIMKGWISFSSPVWANMGTQRGLPISCFNVHIPDSIEGITHKMGEVIMQTKIGGGTSGYFGELRNRGTAVTDNGKSSGAVSFMKLFDTSMDVVSQGGVRRGAFAAYLDVDHGDIEEFLSIKDIGSPIQNLFTGICVPDYWMQDMIDGDADKRKIWARVLESRQQKGLPYIFFTDNVNRNKPQVYKDLGLTINASNLCSEIMLPSTRQESFICCLSSMNLELYDEWKDTNAVQLAIYFLDAVLSEFIEKTEGNYYLQGARDFALRHRALGLGVLGYHSYLQKNMIPFESFEATQFNARAFKHIRAQADIASKELANIYGEPELLKGYGMRNTTVMAIAPTTSSSAILGQTSPGIEPFASNYYKAGLAKGNFMRKNKYLAKLLEEKGLDNEETWRTIMLNHGSVQHLTELTDEEKAVFKTFKEISPMEIISQAAQRQQYIDQAQSLNLQIPSTMPVKDVNYLYIEAWKKGVKTLYYQRSSSVSKEMMVNFVSCSACEA from the coding sequence ATGGAAGAACAAAACAACAATATCTGGTGGCTCAACGAAGAATCTGAGCAAATGCTGAACAGAGGTTACCTTCTGAAAGGCGAAACCGTAGACGGTGCAATCGATAGAATCACAACTGCCGCAGCAAAAAAATTATACAAACCTGAACTGCAGCCGGCTTTCAAGGAGATGATCATGAAAGGATGGATCAGTTTTTCTTCTCCGGTGTGGGCGAATATGGGAACGCAGAGAGGTCTTCCAATCTCTTGTTTCAACGTGCATATTCCGGACAGCATTGAAGGAATTACCCACAAAATGGGTGAAGTGATCATGCAGACGAAAATCGGGGGCGGAACTTCAGGATATTTCGGGGAACTTCGTAACAGAGGAACTGCAGTAACCGATAACGGAAAATCTTCAGGAGCAGTTTCGTTTATGAAATTGTTTGACACTTCTATGGATGTGGTTTCTCAAGGTGGCGTTAGAAGAGGTGCTTTTGCGGCCTATCTTGATGTTGACCACGGTGATATTGAAGAATTTTTATCAATTAAAGACATCGGAAGTCCGATTCAGAACCTGTTTACCGGAATTTGCGTTCCGGATTACTGGATGCAGGATATGATCGACGGTGATGCCGATAAGCGTAAAATCTGGGCAAGAGTTTTGGAAAGCCGTCAGCAAAAAGGTCTTCCTTATATTTTCTTTACCGATAACGTTAACAGAAACAAACCTCAGGTTTATAAAGATCTTGGATTGACGATTAATGCAAGTAACCTTTGTTCGGAAATTATGCTTCCGTCTACAAGACAGGAATCTTTCATCTGTTGTCTGTCTTCTATGAACTTAGAATTATACGACGAGTGGAAAGATACCAACGCAGTACAGTTGGCGATCTATTTCCTTGACGCTGTCTTATCTGAATTTATTGAGAAAACTGAAGGAAATTATTATCTTCAGGGAGCACGAGATTTTGCATTGCGTCACAGAGCGCTAGGTTTGGGGGTTTTGGGATATCATTCTTATCTTCAGAAAAACATGATTCCTTTTGAGAGTTTTGAGGCGACACAGTTTAATGCAAGAGCTTTCAAACACATCAGAGCGCAGGCGGATATTGCATCTAAAGAATTAGCAAACATCTATGGAGAACCTGAATTATTGAAAGGTTACGGTATGAGAAATACAACGGTAATGGCGATTGCTCCTACGACTTCAAGTTCTGCAATCTTAGGTCAAACTTCTCCAGGAATTGAGCCTTTTGCATCAAATTACTACAAAGCAGGTTTGGCGAAAGGAAACTTCATGCGTAAGAATAAATATCTTGCTAAATTGCTTGAAGAAAAAGGTCTTGACAACGAAGAAACTTGGAGAACAATTATGCTAAACCATGGTTCTGTTCAACACCTGACTGAACTGACTGATGAAGAAAAAGCAGTATTCAAAACATTTAAAGAAATTTCTCCAATGGAAATTATTTCTCAGGCTGCACAAAGACAACAATACATCGATCAGGCTCAGTCTCTGAACTTGCAGATTCCTTCAACAATGCCTGTAAAAGATGTGAATTACCTTTACATCGAAGCTTGGAAGAAAGGTGTGAAAACTTTGTATTACCAAAGAAGTTCGTCTGTTTCTAAGGAAATGATGGTGAATTTTGTGAGCTGCTCGGCTTGTGAAGCTTAA
- a CDS encoding helix-turn-helix transcriptional regulator, which translates to MKNKIKLERAIKNITQEDLAKKIGVSRQTINAMEAGKYVPSTVLALKIAKYFDKKVEDIFELEDGE; encoded by the coding sequence ATGAAAAATAAAATTAAACTCGAAAGAGCCATAAAAAATATCACACAGGAAGATTTAGCAAAAAAAATCGGAGTTTCTCGACAAACGATTAATGCCATGGAAGCAGGAAAATATGTTCCATCGACGGTTTTAGCATTGAAAATTGCGAAATATTTTGATAAGAAAGTTGAAGATATTTTTGAGTTGGAAGATGGGGAATGA
- a CDS encoding endonuclease domain-containing protein — protein sequence MKKLKPNYDDGMWKGAPSSSFLKSQSLRNNETKAEKILWEKLRSNQLKGHKFRRQHPISLFIADFYCHQLKLIIEVDGEYHNAPEQIKKDDERTQSLQDNGMKIIRFTNCEIENNIGKVITQIGLIIDAITLEKNPK from the coding sequence ATGAAAAAATTAAAACCTAATTACGATGATGGAATGTGGAAAGGAGCTCCATCAAGTTCGTTTTTAAAATCACAATCTTTACGAAATAATGAAACTAAAGCAGAGAAAATTCTATGGGAAAAACTTAGAAGCAATCAGCTGAAAGGTCATAAATTCAGGAGGCAGCACCCAATTAGTTTATTTATTGCTGACTTTTATTGTCATCAATTAAAACTAATTATTGAGGTCGACGGAGAATACCATAATGCTCCGGAACAGATTAAAAAAGACGATGAGAGAACTCAAAGTTTACAAGATAATGGGATGAAAATTATCCGCTTTACTAATTGTGAAATTGAAAACAACATAGGTAAAGTAATCACTCAGATCGGTTTAATAATAGATGCAATTACACTTGAAAAGAATCCCAAGTAA
- a CDS encoding DUF72 domain-containing protein: MKFGQVEDPSKIDFTLPKDHSRTKEILKQNKKGLENISIGCAKWNKTDLKGFYPKGTKDELTYYATQFNSIELNATFYGMPSSEQVLTWKEKTPANFKFFPKITNTVSHFRRLLNIDDVVTQFATAVLNFDEKLGMVFLQLHDNFKPKDYERLEQFVNKWPKEVPLAIELRNTEWFTDEEIFDKTCELFENNNITNIIVDTAGRRDMLHMRLTTPNAFIRYVGANDESDYQRLDDWLKHLTKWKKEGLQNLYFFVHQNIEKASPLLSAYFIENLNKEWKTDLLIPKMGQENMPSLF, translated from the coding sequence ATGAAATTCGGACAAGTAGAAGATCCTTCAAAAATAGATTTTACGTTACCAAAAGACCATTCAAGAACTAAAGAAATTTTAAAGCAAAATAAAAAAGGACTTGAAAATATATCAATTGGCTGCGCAAAATGGAATAAAACTGATCTTAAAGGCTTTTATCCGAAAGGAACAAAGGACGAACTGACATATTACGCCACACAGTTCAATTCAATTGAGCTGAATGCTACTTTCTACGGAATGCCAAGCTCTGAACAGGTTTTAACGTGGAAAGAAAAAACACCGGCGAATTTTAAGTTTTTTCCAAAGATTACCAATACGGTTTCTCATTTTAGAAGGCTTCTGAATATTGATGATGTAGTTACACAGTTTGCAACGGCTGTCTTGAATTTTGATGAGAAATTAGGAATGGTTTTTCTACAGCTTCACGATAATTTTAAACCAAAAGATTACGAAAGACTAGAACAGTTTGTAAATAAATGGCCCAAAGAAGTACCTTTAGCCATCGAACTCAGAAATACCGAATGGTTTACTGATGAAGAGATTTTTGATAAAACCTGCGAGCTTTTTGAAAACAACAATATCACCAATATTATCGTAGATACTGCCGGAAGAAGAGATATGCTTCACATGCGACTAACGACTCCAAACGCATTCATCAGATATGTTGGTGCCAACGATGAAAGTGATTACCAAAGATTAGACGATTGGTTGAAACATCTTACAAAATGGAAAAAAGAAGGTCTTCAGAATCTTTATTTTTTCGTTCATCAAAACATTGAGAAAGCATCACCGCTTCTTTCAGCTTATTTTATTGAAAATCTAAACAAGGAATGGAAAACTGATCTTCTGATTCCTAAAATGGGGCAGGAAAATATGCCTAGTTTATTTTAG
- a CDS encoding HD domain-containing protein yields MNIIQNTIQFVKEKLEGAEAGHDWFHIERVWKLSKKIALTEDCNLEVVELSALLHDIADPKFHNGDETVALKISREFLESQNAEEEIIQQVLFIIQNISFKNRNEVPADLPIELKIVQDADRIDAIGAIGVARTFNFGGFKNNLMYHPDIQPKLNMSKEEYKKSNGTTINHFYEKLLLLKDLMNTNEGEKIAEERHQFMLTFLDQFMKEWNVD; encoded by the coding sequence ATGAACATCATACAAAACACAATACAGTTTGTAAAAGAGAAACTGGAAGGCGCAGAAGCAGGTCACGACTGGTTTCACATCGAAAGAGTCTGGAAACTATCAAAGAAAATTGCTCTGACTGAAGATTGTAACCTTGAGGTTGTTGAGCTTTCTGCTTTATTGCACGATATTGCCGATCCTAAATTTCATAATGGAGACGAAACTGTCGCCTTAAAAATTTCAAGAGAATTTTTAGAAAGTCAGAATGCCGAAGAAGAAATTATTCAGCAGGTTTTATTTATAATTCAGAATATTTCATTTAAAAATAGAAATGAGGTTCCTGCTGATTTACCGATTGAACTTAAAATTGTACAGGATGCCGACAGAATCGATGCGATTGGCGCCATTGGTGTTGCGAGAACTTTTAATTTTGGTGGTTTTAAAAATAATCTGATGTATCATCCGGATATTCAACCAAAACTGAATATGTCTAAAGAGGAGTACAAAAAATCAAACGGCACAACGATTAATCATTTCTATGAAAAGCTTCTGCTGTTAAAAGATTTGATGAATACGAATGAAGGTGAAAAAATAGCCGAAGAAAGACATCAGTTTATGCTGACTTTCCTCGACCAGTTTATGAAAGAGTGGAATGTGGATTAA